The DNA window ACGTTCGGGCCAGCCGCGACGCGTACGGTATCTTTCGCCAGTACTGGAGCGAGCAGATTAACTGGATCGAGGAATTTTACCTAATGTGCCTTAACAAACAAAACGAAGCCATCGGCATTTTCCGGGTATCGGTGGGGGCACGGCCGCTACCTACGTGGATGCAAAAGTCATTTTTCAGGTAGCCTTGGGCTGTCACGCCAGTAGCATTGTACTAGCTCATAACCACCCGTCGGGCAACCTTGAGCCGAGCAAAGCGGACAAAGACCTGACCGTCAAGTTTAAGCAGATCGGCCAGTTACTGGACTGTCCGGTGTTGGACCACCTGATTTTAGTGCCTGATGCTGATTGTTACACCTCATTTGCCGACAGCGGTATTTTATAGCCATGACTTATTTTATTCGTATCAGTAGCCAGAACCGCCCCGCCAACCGATTACAGCAGGCTATACTAGACCATTTCGGGGCCT is part of the Spirosoma rhododendri genome and encodes:
- a CDS encoding MPN domain-containing protein codes for the protein MSLRPQDATTIYSVGEISVSYKTNSNPKLAHVRASRDAYGIFRQYWSEQINWIEEFYLMCLNKQNEAIGIFRVSVGARPLPTWMQKSFFR
- a CDS encoding JAB domain-containing protein, which codes for MDAKVIFQVALGCHASSIVLAHNHPSGNLEPSKADKDLTVKFKQIGQLLDCPVLDHLILVPDADCYTSFADSGIL